The following are from one region of the Platichthys flesus chromosome 2, fPlaFle2.1, whole genome shotgun sequence genome:
- the gcnt7 gene encoding beta-1,3-galactosyl-O-glycosyl-glycoprotein beta-1,6-N-acetylglucosaminyltransferase 7, producing MWQLEGAKCSFLLCLGMSIIICSVIYLRVSIPTAPKPSEPSSCRPFSTECEAVLPGTEIGDEWLRRDCQVESYILNSHLQCSNLARELHFITRPLSHEEEDYPLAFILTVHKELEVFVRLLRAIYMPQNVYCIHVDAKAPWEYQEAIRKLVSCFQNTFLSSRSETVTYAGFSRLQADVNCMRDLAQSKIGWKKVVNLCGQDFPGKSNLELVQYMQSKEWRDRNMTPGVKQPVHMRHRTEVEHIEITGLHVVPKRMGLKKSPPPYNLQVYFGTAYYALTRPFVDFVLTSPIAQDLLEWSNDTFSPDEHYWVTLNHIKEAPGSHINGEWEGDIRAIKWKDQEGSTHNGCKGHYVRDICIYGIEDLPWIIERNSMFANKFERDSFPEVLDCLEQWHRNKVLSQSTVPIEPSWLLATRSNSSSTSYFNSSARA from the exons ATGTGGCAGCTTGAAGGGGCAAAATGCAGCTTCCTTTTATGCTTGGGAATGAGCATTATTATTTGTTCCGTAATTTACTTGAGGGTCAGTATACCGACTGCACCCAAGCCTTCAGAGCCTTCAAGTTGCAGGCCCTTTAGCACTGAATGTGAAGCTGTCCTGCCCGGCACTGAGATAGGAGACGAATGGCTCCGCCGTGACTGCCAG GTGGAAAGCTATATCCTGAATAGTCACCTGCAGTGTTCCAATTTGGCCAGAGAGCTGCACTTCATCACAAGACCTCTGAGCCATGAAGAGGAAGACTACCctttagcatttattttgaccgTTCACAAAGAGCTGGAGGTTTTTGTGCGCCTGCTGCGGGCCATTTACATGCCACAGAATGTCTACTGTATTCACGTGGATGCTAAGGCTCCATGGGAGTACCAGGAGGCTATACGGAAGCTAGTCAGCTGCTTTCAAAACACTTTCCTCTCCAGCCGCAGCGAGACGGTGACCTATGCTGGGTTTTCCCGTCTTCAAGCAGATGTGAACTGCATGAGGGATCTTGCCCAGTCCAAGATAGGCTGGAAGAAGGTGGTGAATCTGTGTGGACAGGATTTCCCTGGCAAAAGCAACCTGGAACTTGTGCAGTACATGCAGAGCAAAGAGTGGAGGGACAGAAACATGACGCCTGGGGTGAAGCAGCCGGTGCATATGAGGCACAGGACAGAGGTCGAACACATTGAGATCACAGGCTTACATGTTGTTCCGAAAAGGATGGGGCTGAAGAAAAGTCCTCCTCCATACAATCTGCAAGTTTACTTTGGAACAGCCTACTATGCTCTCACAAGGCCCTTTGTGGATTTTGTTCTAACAAGCCCAATAGCACAGGATCTCTTGGAGTGGTCCAATGACACGTTCAGCCCAGATGAGCACTACTGGGTGACACTCAACCACATCAAAG AAGCTCCAGGCAGCCACATAAATGGAGAATGGGAAGGAGACATCCGGGCAATCAAGTGGAAGGATCAAGAAGGGAGTACACATAATGGCTGCAAAG GGCACTATGTACGAGACATCTGTATCTATGGAATAGAGGACCTGCCCTGGATCATTGAAAGGAACAGCATGTTTGCCAATAAATTTGAGAGAGACAGCTTTCCTGAGGTGCTGGACTGTCTGGAGCAGTGGCACAGAAACAAGGTGCTCAGCCAGTCGACTGTTCCCATAGAGCCATCATGGCTGCTGGCTACACGAAGCAACTCAAGCAGCACCAGCTACTTTAACAGCAGTGCTCGAGCATGA